A window from Telopea speciosissima isolate NSW1024214 ecotype Mountain lineage chromosome 8, Tspe_v1, whole genome shotgun sequence encodes these proteins:
- the LOC122671476 gene encoding elongation factor 1-delta-like isoform X2: protein MAVAFYNLNSESGLKKLDEYLLTRSYITGYQASKDDITVHAALSGVPSSKYVNVCRWYHHIDALLRLSGVSGEGQGVTIEGCAPEEAITTPPVAETKAPADEDDDDDDDDVDLFGEETEEEKKAAEERAAAVKASGKKKESGKSSVLLDIKPWDDETDMKKLEETVRSIQMEGLHWGASKLVPVGYGIKKLQIMMTIVDDLVSVDTLIEESLTVEPANEYIQSCDIVAFNKI, encoded by the exons ATGGCAGTTGCTTTCTATAACCTCAACTCGGAGTCTGGCCTTAAGAAGCTCGATGAGTATCTGCTGACGAGGAGTTACATTACTGG ATACCAAGCTTCAAAAGACGATATTACTGTCCATGCAGCTCTTTCTGGAGTTCCTTCATCTAAATATGTGAATGTGTGTCGATGGTACCACCACATCGATGCACTTCTAAGGCTATC CGGTGTTTCTGGAGAAGGTCAGGGTGTAACAATTGAGGGATGTGCTCCAGAGGAAGCTATTACAACTCCTCCAGTAGCTGAGACAAAG GCTCCagctgatgaggatgatgacgATGACGATGACGATGTGGATCTCTTTGGGGAAGAGacagaagaggaaaagaaagccgCTGAAGAACGTGCTGCAGCTGTCAAAGCAtctgggaagaagaaagaat CTGGAAAATCCTCTGTTTTGTTGGACATAAAGCCCTGGGATGATGAAACtgacatgaaaaaacttgaagaAACAGTCAGAAGTATTCAGATGGAAGGCTTACACTGGGGAGCAT CTAAGCTTGTGCCTGTTGGATACGGTATAAAGAAGTTGCAAATAATGATGACCATTGTGGATGATTTGGTATCTGTTGATACCCTTATTGAGGAAAGCCTCACAGTTGAACCAGCAAACGAATACATTCAGAGCTGTGATATTGTGGCATTCAACAAAATCT AG
- the LOC122671476 gene encoding elongation factor 1-delta-like isoform X3 gives MAVAFYNLNSESGLKKLDEYLLTRSYITGYQASKDDITVHAALSGVPSSKYVNVCRWYHHIDALLRLSGVSGEGQGVTIEGCAPEEAITTPPVAETKAPADEDDDDDDDDVDLFGEETEEEKKAAEERAAAVKASGKKKESGKSSVLLDIKPWDDETDMKKLEETVRSIQMEGLHWGASKLVPVGYGIKKLQIMMTIVDDLVSVDTLIEESLTVEPANEYIQSCDIVAFNKI, from the exons ATGGCAGTTGCTTTCTATAACCTCAACTCGGAGTCTGGCCTTAAGAAGCTCGATGAGTATCTGCTGACGAGGAGTTACATTACTGG ATACCAAGCTTCAAAAGACGATATTACTGTCCATGCAGCTCTTTCTGGAGTTCCTTCATCTAAATATGTGAATGTGTGTCGATGGTACCACCACATCGATGCACTTCTAAGGCTATC CGGTGTTTCTGGAGAAGGTCAGGGTGTAACAATTGAGGGATGTGCTCCAGAGGAAGCTATTACAACTCCTCCAGTAGCTGAGACAAAG GCTCCagctgatgaggatgatgacgATGACGATGACGATGTGGATCTCTTTGGGGAAGAGacagaagaggaaaagaaagccgCTGAAGAACGTGCTGCAGCTGTCAAAGCAtctgggaagaagaaagaat CTGGAAAATCCTCTGTTTTGTTGGACATAAAGCCCTGGGATGATGAAACtgacatgaaaaaacttgaagaAACAGTCAGAAGTATTCAGATGGAAGGCTTACACTGGGGAGCAT CTAAGCTTGTGCCTGTTGGATACGGTATAAAGAAGTTGCAAATAATGATGACCATTGTGGATGATTTGGTATCTGTTGATACCCTTATTGAGGAAAGCCTCACAGTTGAACCAGCAAACGAATACATTCAGAGCTGTGATATTGTGGCATTCAACAAAATCT